From a single Streptomyces liliifuscus genomic region:
- a CDS encoding ATP-binding protein, translating to MTAPTPQARPTPDRPSPAHLGGERPRLRAVVLAPLLAAVPAALAVGAAVALAPASVRVPLAWGGSAAVVLLCAAVALASRATATSRLLVRRLEAVSQEAGRLLQEHARLTEESARERARLTDEYTRERARLAEQNTHQKVRLAAELDRERIRLGAEHARVADELRQARTDRAAAISAAANTAGRLQALATSMLADLRAMEERHADEDVLTDLLHLDHRTAQAGRLADSVAVLAGARSGRRWARPIVMESILRGAMGRISGYQRVRVHSSSEAAVAGHAAEGVMHALAEILDNAANFSPPTAEVHVYVEEVPAGVIISVEDSGLVMGDVQLRRAERAVSGEEAELGGLSGTRLGLAVVGRLSRKYGLKVSFRPSARGGTGVLVLIPQDILASAASTAAQTPPQAAASTQTSGSMPTSGSTSASASTSASMPASGSASMPTSATGSAPDAASTPAWASTETPTPASTTGAAPTPTWAPTETPTPASTTGVAGPTSAWGSFSSSASSSAPAPTPTWASASDPDLASASASASASSHVPAVPQVPTANPASTPASAPGPAVAWVPIPATHDAPEVNGTHETNGTHGAHDIRDTHAALDAHASRHGHEPEASAPAPQSWPQPQPWPRPQESYAAAHALTDLDPEPVPAHGSPLQPVVADPLVSLPKRHRGRTLAEAEAEVEAQRSRSRPPTARDSHDGSAGSDRSGALYPPEATGSAPDDVMTRAARFSSFRQAVRGTSAEEPVQARTSPATSHPESDPTS from the coding sequence ATGACCGCGCCCACCCCGCAAGCGCGCCCCACCCCGGATCGGCCGTCTCCGGCACACCTCGGCGGGGAACGACCTCGTCTGCGTGCCGTCGTGCTCGCCCCGCTCCTGGCCGCCGTACCCGCGGCGCTCGCCGTCGGCGCCGCGGTCGCCCTGGCCCCCGCGTCGGTGCGCGTGCCCCTCGCCTGGGGCGGCAGCGCGGCCGTCGTCCTGCTCTGCGCGGCCGTCGCCCTGGCGAGCCGCGCCACGGCGACGTCGCGATTACTCGTCCGCCGCCTCGAAGCGGTGTCCCAGGAGGCCGGCCGGCTGCTCCAGGAGCACGCCCGCCTCACCGAGGAGTCGGCCCGCGAACGCGCGCGTCTGACGGACGAGTACACGCGGGAACGCGCCCGCCTCGCCGAGCAGAACACCCACCAGAAGGTCCGTCTGGCCGCCGAACTCGACCGGGAGCGCATCCGCCTCGGCGCCGAGCACGCGCGCGTGGCCGACGAACTGCGGCAGGCGAGAACCGACCGCGCCGCCGCGATCTCGGCGGCCGCGAACACCGCGGGCCGGCTGCAGGCCCTGGCCACGAGCATGCTGGCCGACCTGCGCGCCATGGAGGAGCGGCACGCCGACGAGGACGTCCTCACCGACCTCCTCCACCTCGACCACCGCACCGCACAGGCGGGCCGTCTCGCCGACTCCGTCGCCGTCCTCGCGGGCGCGCGTTCGGGCCGCCGCTGGGCGCGGCCCATCGTCATGGAGTCGATCCTGCGCGGCGCGATGGGCCGTATCAGCGGCTACCAGCGCGTACGCGTGCACTCGTCGAGCGAGGCCGCCGTGGCCGGGCACGCCGCCGAAGGCGTGATGCACGCACTCGCCGAAATCCTCGACAACGCCGCGAACTTCTCTCCTCCGACGGCCGAAGTGCACGTCTACGTAGAGGAGGTTCCGGCCGGAGTCATCATCTCCGTGGAGGACAGCGGGCTGGTGATGGGCGACGTCCAGCTGCGCCGCGCCGAACGCGCCGTCTCCGGCGAGGAGGCGGAACTCGGCGGCCTCAGCGGCACCCGGCTCGGCCTCGCGGTCGTCGGCCGCCTCTCCCGCAAGTACGGCCTGAAGGTCTCCTTCCGCCCCTCCGCGCGCGGCGGCACGGGTGTGCTGGTGCTCATCCCCCAGGACATCCTGGCGAGCGCGGCGTCGACCGCGGCACAGACGCCGCCGCAGGCTGCGGCTTCGACGCAGACCTCGGGTTCGATGCCGACATCGGGTTCGACGTCGGCTTCGGCTTCGACGTCGGCTTCGATGCCGGCTTCAGGTTCGGCTTCGATGCCGACTTCGGCGACTGGCTCGGCTCCGGATGCTGCCTCGACGCCGGCTTGGGCCTCCACCGAGACTCCGACGCCGGCCTCGACAACTGGCGCCGCCCCGACGCCGACTTGGGCTCCCACCGAGACTCCGACGCCGGCCTCGACGACTGGCGTCGCTGGCCCGACGTCGGCTTGGGGCTCGTTCTCGTCTTCGGCCTCGTCCTCGGCCCCGGCGCCTACCCCGACGTGGGCTTCGGCGTCGGACCCGGACCTGGCATCGGCATCGGCATCGGCATCGGCATCGAGCCACGTACCGGCCGTGCCCCAGGTACCCACCGCGAACCCGGCCTCGACCCCTGCCTCGGCACCCGGCCCGGCCGTGGCCTGGGTCCCGATTCCGGCCACGCACGACGCCCCTGAGGTCAATGGGACCCATGAGACCAATGGGACCCACGGCGCTCACGACATCCGCGACACCCACGCCGCCCTCGACGCCCACGCCTCCCGTCACGGTCACGAGCCCGAGGCGTCGGCCCCGGCGCCCCAGTCCTGGCCCCAGCCCCAACCCTGGCCCCGCCCCCAGGAGTCGTACGCCGCCGCACACGCCCTGACCGACCTGGACCCGGAGCCCGTGCCGGCCCACGGCTCCCCGCTCCAGCCGGTGGTCGCCGACCCGCTCGTCAGCCTCCCCAAGCGCCACCGGGGCCGCACCCTCGCCGAGGCAGAGGCCGAAGTGGAGGCCCAGCGCTCCCGCAGCAGACCCCCGACCGCGCGCGACAGCCATGACGGCTCCGCCGGTTCCGACCGCTCCGGCGCCCTCTACCCCCCGGAGGCCACCGGCTCCGCGCCCGACGACGTGATGACCCGCGCCGCCCGCTTCAGCAGTTTCCGCCAAGCCGTCCGAGGGACGTCGGCGGAGGAGCCCGTCCAAGCCCGTACGAGCCCTGCCACCTCCCACCCGGAAAGCGACCCCACTTCATGA
- a CDS encoding cytochrome P450 — MNPAPVRLNGPRFLAEPAELYRELRREHGAVASVLLDGDIPAWLVLGYRELHQVTGDPVLFSRDSGLWNQWDRVPDDWPLLPLIGRGQPSILYTVGERHRERAAMVSDALEAVDAFELRTLAERFADELIDAVCAKGATDLVADYAALLPVRVLATLYGFADEQGPGLVAALNDMVDGHEGAITGQLHVAAAMARLVADRAARPADDVVSRMLAWGHAGGHAVSPFTHEEITQDLMVMMAAGHQPTADWIGNSLRLMLTDERFAASLFGGRRSVAEAMNEVLWEDTPTQNVAGRWAARDTRLGGRGVRAGDLLLLGLQAANHDPQVRTHSSALTGGNSAHFSFGHGEHRCPFPAQEIAEVIARTAIEVVLDRLPDIDLTVPATALTRRPSPWLRGLTSLPVHFTPAPPLGGTRA, encoded by the coding sequence GTGAACCCCGCCCCCGTACGTCTCAACGGGCCCCGGTTCCTGGCCGAACCCGCCGAGTTGTACCGGGAGTTGAGGCGTGAGCACGGTGCCGTGGCGTCGGTGCTGCTCGACGGGGACATCCCGGCCTGGCTCGTGCTCGGCTATCGCGAACTGCACCAGGTCACCGGGGATCCCGTGCTGTTCAGCCGCGACTCCGGCCTGTGGAACCAGTGGGACCGGGTCCCCGACGACTGGCCGCTGCTGCCGCTGATCGGCCGCGGCCAGCCGTCCATCCTCTACACCGTCGGCGAACGCCACCGCGAGCGGGCCGCGATGGTCAGCGACGCCCTCGAAGCCGTCGACGCCTTCGAACTGCGTACGCTCGCCGAGCGGTTCGCCGACGAACTGATCGACGCGGTGTGCGCCAAGGGCGCCACGGACCTCGTCGCGGACTACGCGGCCCTGCTGCCCGTACGCGTCCTCGCCACGCTCTACGGCTTCGCCGACGAACAGGGCCCCGGGCTCGTCGCCGCCCTGAACGACATGGTCGACGGGCACGAGGGCGCCATCACCGGGCAGTTGCACGTGGCCGCCGCGATGGCCCGCCTGGTGGCGGACCGGGCTGCGCGGCCCGCGGACGACGTGGTCAGCCGGATGCTCGCGTGGGGACACGCGGGAGGGCATGCCGTCTCGCCCTTCACGCACGAGGAGATCACCCAGGACCTGATGGTCATGATGGCCGCGGGGCACCAGCCGACCGCCGACTGGATCGGCAACTCGCTGCGGCTGATGCTCACGGACGAGCGGTTCGCGGCCTCGCTCTTCGGCGGTCGGCGCAGTGTCGCCGAGGCCATGAACGAGGTGCTGTGGGAGGACACGCCCACGCAGAACGTGGCCGGGCGCTGGGCCGCGCGCGACACGCGGCTCGGGGGGCGGGGTGTGCGTGCCGGTGACCTCCTGCTCCTCGGCCTCCAGGCGGCCAACCACGACCCACAGGTCCGCACCCACAGCTCCGCCCTCACCGGCGGCAACAGCGCACACTTCTCCTTCGGCCACGGCGAACACCGCTGCCCGTTCCCGGCCCAGGAAATAGCGGAGGTCATAGCCCGCACAGCCATCGAGGTAGTCCTGGACCGCCTCCCGGACATAGACCTGACGGTCCCCGCCACGGCTCTGACCCGCCGCCCCTCCCCCTGGCTCCGGGGCCTGACCTCCCTCCCGGTCCACTTCACCCCGGCCCCACCGCTCGGCGGCACGCGCGCATAG
- a CDS encoding ATP-binding cassette domain-containing protein produces the protein MSGYAVRAEGLEKRYGEKRALDGFDLAVREGTVHGLLGPNGAGKTTAVRILSTLVKLDGGSARVAGLDVARQPREVRARIGLTGQYAAVDEVLTGRQNLEMFGRLFHLGGRRARLRAGELLEQFDLTDAADKGVGKYSGGMRRRLDLAASMILTPRVLFLDEPTTGLDPRGRGEVWDSVRALVTGGTTVLLTTQYLEEADKLASHITVIDQGRSIADDTPDGLKSTVGGDRIEVVVAERADIARAVKVVARVSDGEPESDETELRVHAPVTDRVAALTEVARTLQDEGVRVEDIGLRRPSLDDVFLRLTGHRTDVTEDEPNVKSVKGTQGAEDTKEAVA, from the coding sequence GTGAGCGGTTATGCGGTGAGGGCCGAGGGGCTCGAGAAGAGGTACGGGGAGAAGCGGGCCCTCGACGGCTTCGACCTGGCCGTGCGGGAGGGCACGGTGCACGGCCTGCTCGGGCCGAACGGCGCGGGCAAGACGACCGCCGTCCGCATCCTCTCCACGCTGGTGAAGCTGGACGGGGGAAGCGCCCGGGTGGCGGGCCTGGACGTCGCACGGCAGCCCCGGGAGGTGCGGGCGCGGATCGGGCTCACCGGTCAGTACGCGGCGGTCGACGAGGTGCTCACCGGCCGGCAGAACCTGGAGATGTTCGGGCGACTGTTCCACCTGGGCGGGCGCCGGGCGCGGCTGCGGGCGGGCGAGTTGCTGGAGCAGTTCGACCTGACCGACGCCGCGGACAAGGGAGTCGGGAAGTACAGCGGCGGCATGCGGCGGCGCCTGGACCTCGCCGCGTCGATGATCCTCACCCCGCGCGTGCTGTTCCTGGACGAGCCGACGACCGGCCTCGACCCGCGCGGCCGGGGTGAAGTCTGGGACTCCGTACGGGCGTTGGTGACCGGCGGCACCACCGTGCTGCTGACCACGCAGTATCTGGAGGAGGCCGACAAGCTCGCCTCGCACATCACCGTGATCGACCAGGGGCGGTCCATCGCCGACGACACCCCGGACGGGCTGAAGAGCACGGTGGGCGGCGACCGGATCGAGGTCGTCGTCGCCGAGCGGGCCGACATCGCGCGGGCGGTGAAGGTCGTCGCCCGGGTCTCGGACGGCGAACCGGAGTCGGACGAGACAGAGTTGAGGGTGCACGCGCCCGTGACCGACCGGGTCGCGGCGCTCACCGAGGTGGCCCGCACCCTCCAGGACGAGGGCGTGCGCGTGGAGGACATCGGCCTGCGCAGGCCGAGCCTCGACGACGTGTTCCTGCGCCTGACCGGCCACCGCACGGACGTCACCGAGGACGAGCCGAACGTGAAGAGCGTGAAGGGCACTCAGGGTGCCGAGGACACGAAGGAGGCCGTGGCATGA
- a CDS encoding cellulase family glycosylhydrolase has protein sequence MFRSLRRALCAAAAALLLPLAGVQTAAHADPADALDRAAAAAAPGAGYWHTSGRQILDAAGQPVRIAGINWFGFETANHTPHGLWARDYKSMIDQMKSLGYNTIRLPYSDDLFKSGTVPNSIDFSGGKNADLQGLGSLQIMDRIVAYAGQGGLKVVLDRHRPDAAGQSALWYTSAVPESTWIANLKALATRYRGNPTVIGIDLHNEPHDPACWGCGDTTRDWRLAAQRAGNAVLSVNPELLVFVEGVQTFNGVSGWWGGNLMGVAQYPVQLDVPNRVVYSAHDYATSVAQQSWFSDPSFPANMPGIWDKYWGYIFKQNIAPVWIGEFGTTLQSTIDQKWLAALVSYLRPTGTYGADSISWTFWSWNPNSGDTGGILKDDWTTVDTVKDGYLASVKAPGFAGGGGDPGDPGDPGDPGDPGGGTAACTAAYTVSSDWGGGFNAEVKVTNSGTTPLKSWKTTWTWPGTQKITNMWNASYTQSGSTVTASNAAHNGTIAVGASASFGFGGTPGGGGTPTVSCMAT, from the coding sequence ATGTTCCGCAGCTTGCGAAGAGCGCTGTGTGCTGCCGCCGCGGCGCTCCTGTTACCGCTGGCCGGTGTGCAGACGGCCGCCCACGCCGACCCGGCGGACGCCCTGGACCGGGCGGCCGCGGCGGCGGCCCCCGGAGCCGGTTACTGGCACACCAGCGGTCGGCAGATCCTGGACGCGGCCGGTCAGCCCGTACGGATCGCCGGCATCAACTGGTTCGGCTTCGAGACCGCCAACCACACGCCCCACGGCCTCTGGGCGCGCGACTACAAAAGCATGATCGACCAGATGAAGTCGCTCGGCTACAACACCATCCGGCTGCCGTACAGCGACGACCTCTTCAAGAGCGGCACCGTACCCAACAGCATCGACTTCTCCGGCGGCAAGAACGCCGACCTCCAGGGCCTCGGCTCCCTCCAGATCATGGACAGGATCGTGGCGTACGCGGGTCAGGGCGGCCTCAAGGTCGTACTGGACCGGCATCGTCCGGACGCGGCGGGCCAGTCGGCGCTCTGGTACACGTCGGCGGTCCCGGAGTCGACGTGGATCGCCAACCTCAAGGCGCTGGCGACCCGTTACCGGGGCAACCCCACGGTGATCGGCATCGACCTCCACAACGAGCCGCACGATCCGGCCTGTTGGGGCTGCGGAGACACGACGAGGGACTGGCGCCTGGCCGCCCAGCGCGCCGGCAACGCGGTCCTGTCGGTCAACCCCGAGCTGCTGGTCTTCGTCGAGGGCGTGCAGACCTTCAACGGAGTGTCGGGCTGGTGGGGCGGCAACCTGATGGGCGTGGCGCAGTATCCGGTCCAGCTGGACGTCCCGAACCGGGTCGTCTACTCGGCCCACGACTACGCCACGAGCGTGGCCCAGCAGAGCTGGTTCAGCGACCCGTCCTTCCCCGCCAACATGCCGGGCATCTGGGACAAGTACTGGGGCTACATCTTCAAGCAGAACATCGCTCCGGTGTGGATCGGCGAGTTCGGCACGACACTCCAGTCGACGATCGACCAGAAGTGGCTTGCCGCTCTGGTGAGTTACCTCCGGCCCACGGGCACGTACGGCGCCGACAGCATCTCCTGGACCTTCTGGTCCTGGAACCCCAACTCCGGTGACACGGGCGGAATCCTCAAGGACGACTGGACGACCGTGGACACGGTGAAGGACGGCTACCTGGCGAGCGTGAAGGCACCGGGCTTCGCGGGCGGAGGGGGCGATCCGGGTGACCCGGGCGATCCCGGCGACCCTGGTGACCCTGGCGGGGGCACGGCGGCCTGCACCGCCGCCTACACCGTAAGCAGCGACTGGGGCGGCGGCTTCAACGCCGAGGTCAAAGTAACGAATTCAGGCACCACCCCCCTCAAGTCCTGGAAGACCACCTGGACCTGGCCCGGCACCCAGAAGATCACCAACATGTGGAACGCCTCGTACACACAGAGCGGTTCGACGGTGACCGCGTCGAACGCCGCCCACAACGGAACGATCGCGGTGGGCGCTTCAGCAAGCTTCGGGTTCGGGGGCACGCCGGGCGGCGGGGGGACACCGACGGTGAGCTGTATGGCGACGTAG
- the serC gene encoding phosphoserine transaminase, whose translation MADIQIPADLKPADGRFGAGPSKVRTESLTALAATGTSLMGTSHRQAPVKNLVGKVREGVRDLFQLPEGYEVVLGNGGSTAFWDVATHGLIENKSQHLTFGEFSSKFAKAAKLAPWLADPDVITSEPGTHPEPVAQSGVDVYALTHNETSTGVAAPVKRVAGADEGALVLVDATSGAGGLPVDIAETDVYYFAPQKSFAADGGLWIGIFSPAAIERAERVHASGRHVPEFFSLPTAIDNSRKNQTYNTPALATLFLLNDQLEWINGQGGLDWSVRRTATSSRTLYGWAEDVKYANPFVTDPAKRSQVIGTIDFTDDVDAAAVAKVLRANGIVDTEPYRKLGRNQLRVAMFPAIDPADIESLTKCIDYVIEKL comes from the coding sequence GTGGCTGATATCCAGATCCCCGCTGACCTCAAGCCCGCCGACGGCCGTTTCGGCGCGGGCCCCTCCAAGGTGCGTACGGAGTCGCTCACCGCGCTCGCCGCGACCGGCACGTCCCTGATGGGCACGTCCCACCGCCAGGCCCCGGTGAAGAACCTCGTGGGGAAGGTCCGCGAGGGAGTGCGCGACCTCTTCCAGCTCCCCGAGGGCTACGAGGTCGTCCTCGGCAACGGCGGCTCCACCGCGTTCTGGGACGTCGCGACGCACGGCCTGATCGAGAACAAGTCGCAGCACCTCACCTTCGGTGAGTTCAGCTCGAAGTTCGCGAAGGCCGCCAAGCTCGCCCCCTGGCTCGCCGACCCGGACGTCATCACCTCCGAGCCGGGCACGCACCCGGAGCCGGTCGCCCAGTCGGGCGTGGACGTGTACGCCCTCACGCACAACGAGACCTCCACCGGCGTCGCGGCCCCGGTCAAGCGCGTCGCGGGCGCCGACGAGGGCGCGCTCGTCCTCGTGGACGCGACGAGCGGCGCGGGCGGCCTGCCGGTCGACATCGCCGAGACCGACGTCTACTACTTCGCCCCGCAGAAGTCGTTCGCCGCGGACGGCGGCCTGTGGATCGGGATCTTCTCCCCGGCCGCCATCGAGCGCGCCGAGCGCGTCCACGCGAGCGGACGCCACGTCCCGGAGTTCTTCAGCCTGCCCACGGCGATCGACAACTCCCGCAAGAACCAGACGTACAACACCCCGGCCCTCGCGACCCTCTTCCTGCTGAACGACCAGCTGGAGTGGATCAACGGCCAGGGCGGCCTCGACTGGTCGGTCCGCCGCACGGCGACCTCCTCGCGCACGCTGTACGGCTGGGCCGAGGACGTCAAGTACGCGAACCCGTTCGTCACCGACCCGGCCAAGCGCTCCCAGGTCATCGGCACGATCGACTTCACCGACGACGTCGACGCGGCCGCCGTCGCCAAGGTCCTGCGCGCCAACGGCATCGTCGACACCGAGCCCTACCGCAAGCTCGGCCGCAACCAGCTCCGCGTCGCCATGTTCCCCGCGATCGACCCGGCGGACATCGAGTCCCTCACGAAGTGCATCGACTACGTGATCGAGAAGCTGTAG
- a CDS encoding ABC transporter permease, which yields MSGTLEATGTPTGTSAVDEHGRAYWVLADCWNVVRRGLTHYQRQPINIAWQLGFPILSVLLYGYVFGSAMQVPGGGDYRDFLMPGMFVMTMAFGFINTATLVVYDSTKGVIDRFRSMPMAPSAVVAGRGVTDLIVACAELTILMLTAVAMGWRPDGGFAFLGAFALLLWLRFALIWLGVWLGLLVPNPEAAGGLFAVAFPLTMISSIFVAPQLMPDWLGHVAAWNPISSTAAATRELFGTPVGSGDSWVEQHALLMAAVWPLVLTLIFVPLAVRRFQKLSK from the coding sequence ATGAGCGGCACGCTCGAAGCGACCGGGACGCCGACCGGGACGTCGGCCGTCGACGAACACGGCCGCGCGTACTGGGTGTTGGCCGACTGCTGGAACGTCGTCCGGCGCGGGCTCACCCACTACCAGCGCCAACCGATCAACATCGCCTGGCAGTTGGGCTTCCCGATCCTGTCGGTGCTGCTGTACGGGTACGTCTTCGGCAGTGCGATGCAGGTGCCCGGCGGCGGTGACTACCGGGACTTCCTGATGCCGGGCATGTTCGTGATGACGATGGCCTTCGGGTTCATCAACACCGCGACACTCGTCGTGTACGACTCCACGAAGGGCGTCATCGACCGGTTCCGCTCCATGCCGATGGCGCCGTCCGCCGTCGTCGCGGGGCGCGGGGTCACCGATCTCATCGTCGCCTGCGCGGAGTTGACGATCCTGATGCTCACCGCGGTCGCCATGGGCTGGCGGCCGGATGGTGGCTTCGCCTTCCTGGGGGCCTTCGCGCTGCTGCTGTGGCTGCGGTTCGCGCTGATCTGGCTCGGGGTGTGGCTCGGGCTGCTCGTGCCCAACCCGGAGGCGGCGGGCGGTCTGTTCGCGGTCGCGTTCCCGCTGACGATGATCTCCAGCATCTTCGTCGCCCCGCAGCTGATGCCGGACTGGCTCGGCCATGTGGCGGCCTGGAACCCGATCTCGTCGACGGCCGCGGCCACCCGCGAACTGTTCGGCACGCCGGTGGGCAGCGGCGACTCGTGGGTCGAGCAGCACGCGCTGCTGATGGCGGCCGTCTGGCCGCTGGTCCTCACGCTGATCTTCGTTCCGCTGGCGGTACGGAGGTTCCAGAAGCTCAGCAAGTAG
- a CDS encoding TetR/AcrR family transcriptional regulator, translating to MTSGSGGTETSGSGDIVRTLHLLWDTGPRRSRGPKPGLTLDRIVEAAVRIADTEGLEAVSMRRLSTELGTGTMSLYRYVPGKGELLDLMLDRVQRPNGDMSAYGENWRSALEAVGRESLALYQRHPWLLKVNQSRPVLGPSAIDGMEKVISCIKPMGLSDPELVSVVIMIDSYVTGAARSQLYTQEAERRTGLTDAEFWAAQSPILEKVMAGGDYPVMAALSAEAFGPDFDHFDFGLQRILDGLETLVDRRGAP from the coding sequence ATGACAAGCGGCTCGGGCGGCACGGAGACCAGCGGGAGCGGAGACATCGTCCGCACCCTTCACCTGCTGTGGGACACGGGCCCCCGGCGCAGTCGCGGGCCGAAGCCGGGCCTCACGCTGGACCGGATCGTGGAAGCGGCGGTCCGGATCGCGGACACGGAAGGTCTGGAGGCCGTCTCGATGCGCCGGCTCTCCACGGAGCTCGGCACCGGCACGATGTCCCTCTACCGGTACGTTCCCGGCAAGGGCGAGCTGCTCGATCTGATGCTGGACCGCGTCCAGCGCCCGAACGGCGACATGTCCGCCTACGGCGAGAACTGGCGCTCGGCCCTGGAGGCCGTCGGCCGCGAGAGCCTCGCCCTCTACCAGCGCCACCCCTGGCTGCTGAAGGTCAACCAGTCCCGCCCGGTCCTCGGCCCCAGCGCCATCGACGGCATGGAGAAAGTGATCTCCTGCATCAAGCCCATGGGCCTGAGCGACCCCGAGCTGGTCTCGGTGGTCATCATGATCGACTCGTACGTCACCGGGGCCGCCCGCTCCCAGCTGTACACGCAGGAGGCGGAGCGCAGGACGGGCCTGACGGACGCGGAGTTCTGGGCCGCCCAGAGCCCCATCCTGGAGAAGGTCATGGCCGGCGGCGACTACCCCGTGATGGCCGCACTCTCAGCAGAAGCCTTCGGCCCGGACTTCGACCACTTCGACTTCGGCCTGCAGCGGATCCTGGACGGCTTGGAGACACTGGTGGACCGCAGGGGCGCCCCGTAA
- a CDS encoding roadblock/LC7 domain-containing protein, whose translation MQGMLARTPGARHALVLSRDGLKLCRTPELSVDQADQLAAIAAGIQSLSHGASMEFGDGTGGVRSAMAEFYGGVLFIVEAGEGAHLALVTAEEADPGLVGHNMAELVEQLGEHLSSQPRTSLSAQPRTS comes from the coding sequence ATGCAGGGCATGCTGGCGCGCACCCCCGGCGCCCGGCACGCGCTCGTCCTCTCCCGGGACGGCCTGAAGCTGTGCCGTACGCCGGAACTCTCCGTCGACCAGGCCGACCAGCTCGCCGCCATCGCCGCCGGAATCCAGTCGCTGTCCCACGGGGCGTCCATGGAGTTCGGGGACGGCACCGGGGGCGTACGGTCGGCGATGGCCGAGTTCTACGGCGGGGTCCTGTTCATCGTGGAGGCGGGCGAGGGCGCGCATCTGGCCCTGGTCACGGCCGAGGAGGCGGACCCCGGGCTCGTCGGGCACAACATGGCCGAACTCGTGGAGCAGCTCGGCGAACACCTGAGTTCACAGCCTCGTACGTCACTGAGCGCGCAGCCACGTACGTCATGA
- a CDS encoding GTP-binding protein: MEASADNGLKIVVVGGFGVGKTTMIHSVSEIRPLSTEETITRAGETVDDVSAVPGKSQTTVAFDFGRITLSARTVLYLFGAPGQERFWYLWDRLFTGALGAVVLVDTRRIDDSWYAIDRLERLGTPFIVARNDFGGPAHPLEQVRDALDLAPHIPLVDCDARSRDSGKRVLITLVEHIKSLYLAEDPQVIERVRAARSPYAAEGAAGTPQEQVTAPAVTAPAPELTQ, translated from the coding sequence CTGGAGGCGTCCGCCGACAACGGGCTGAAGATCGTGGTCGTCGGCGGTTTCGGCGTCGGCAAGACGACGATGATCCACTCGGTGAGCGAGATCCGCCCCCTCAGCACCGAGGAGACGATCACGCGGGCCGGCGAGACGGTAGACGACGTCAGCGCGGTGCCCGGCAAGTCCCAGACGACCGTCGCCTTCGACTTCGGCCGCATCACGCTCAGCGCCCGCACGGTGCTCTACCTCTTCGGCGCGCCGGGCCAGGAGCGCTTCTGGTACCTCTGGGACCGGCTCTTCACCGGGGCGCTCGGCGCGGTCGTCCTCGTCGACACCCGGCGCATCGACGACTCCTGGTACGCCATCGACCGGCTCGAACGCCTCGGTACGCCGTTCATCGTCGCCCGCAACGACTTCGGCGGCCCCGCCCATCCACTCGAACAGGTCCGCGACGCCCTCGACCTCGCCCCGCACATCCCGCTCGTCGACTGCGACGCGCGTTCCCGCGACTCCGGCAAACGTGTCCTGATCACGCTGGTCGAGCACATCAAGAGCCTGTACCTCGCCGAGGACCCGCAGGTCATCGAAAGGGTGCGGGCCGCCAGGAGTCCGTACGCGGCCGAGGGCGCCGCCGGTACGCCGCAGGAGCAAGTCACCGCACCCGCGGTCACCGCACCCGCGCCGGAGTTGACGCAGTGA
- a CDS encoding DUF742 domain-containing protein has product MSRPGRDDAPDRLYTVTQGRSRSMPGTPFDLVTLVVAECDAVPGMQSEHAAILRLAERPTAVAEVAAELRLPVSITKILLSDLLAEGRVSARHPRRAAIAGRPDPDILEQVLVGLRNL; this is encoded by the coding sequence ATGAGCCGGCCGGGCAGGGACGACGCCCCCGACCGGCTCTACACCGTCACGCAAGGACGCAGCCGGTCCATGCCCGGAACCCCGTTCGACCTGGTGACCCTGGTCGTCGCCGAGTGCGACGCGGTCCCCGGCATGCAGTCGGAGCACGCGGCGATCCTGCGCCTCGCCGAACGGCCCACCGCCGTCGCGGAGGTCGCCGCGGAGCTGCGGCTGCCGGTCAGCATCACGAAGATCCTGCTCTCCGACCTCCTCGCCGAGGGCCGTGTCAGCGCCCGCCACCCGCGCAGGGCCGCAATCGCCGGCCGCCCCGATCCCGACATCCTGGAGCAGGTGCTCGTTGGACTCCGCAACCTCTGA